In Microbulbifer elongatus, the DNA window ATGCGCCGCGCCCTGTCCGTCGGCGTACACTGTTTCAATGTGGAATCCGAAGGCGAGCTGGACCGCCTGGAAGCGGTGGCCGCCGAGATGGGAGTCAGCGCCCCGGTTTCCCTGCGGGTGAACCCGGATGTGGACGCCAAGACCCACCCGTATATCTCCACCGGCCTGAAAGAGAACAAGTTCGGCATCGCCATCGAGCGTGCGCCTGCGGTGTACGCGCGCATTGCCGACTCGCAAAGCCTCAATGCAGTGGGCGTGGACTGCCACATCGGCTCCCAGCTCACCGAGATTTCTCCCTTCCTCGACGCCCTTGAGCGCCTGCTGGCGTTGATCGATGAGCTGGCCGAAGACGGCACCAAACTCAAGCATCTGGATCTGGGCGGCGGCCTGGGTGTGCGTTACCGCGGTGAAGAACCGCCGGAAGTGAGCGATTACCTCGGTGCGGTGAAAGAAAAACTTGCCGGCCGCGACCTGGGTCTGGTACTGGAGCCGGGCCGCTCCATTGCCGCCAATGGTGGCGCCCTGCTGACCCGGGTGGAATACCTGAAACGCACCGATGAGCACAACTTTGCCATCGTCGACGCCGCCATGAACGACAACCTGCGCCCGGCGCTGTACCAGGCGTGGCAGGATATTGTCGCGGTGACTCCGTCCAACGGCGAGACGGAAAGCTGGGATATTGTCGGCCCGGTGTGCGAGACCGGCGATTTCCTCGGCAAACACCGCCCGCTGGCACTGGAGCAGGGCCAACTGCTGGCCATGCTGTCGGCCGGCGCCTATGGCTTTACCATGAGCTCGAACTACAACTCTCGTACCCGCGCTGCGGAGGTACTTGTGGATGGGGACAAGACGTACCTGGTGCGCGCGCGGGAAACCCTCGCGGACCTGGTACGGGGTGAGACGACGGTGCCGGCGAAGGATTGATCATTAATAGTGGGAGTGTCACAGGCCCCACCTGGTAGCACTGGATTCCGGCCTGCGCCGGAATGACAACACCCAGCGTCATCCCGGCGGCGTCATGCCGGATTTGATCCGGTACGGGATCCAGACACGGAAGAGAAACAGAATGCGGCTTAAATTCACCAAAATGCACGGCCTTGGCAACGACTTTGTCATGGTCGACGGGATCACCCAGCGGGTGAAACTGTCGCCAGAAAAAGTCCGTCAGATCGCCGACCGCCACACCGGCATCGGCTGCGATCAGCTGTTGCTGGTGGAGGCCCCGCGCAATCCCGACGTGGACTTCCGCTACCGCATCTATAACGCCGATGGCAGTGAAGTGGAGAACTGTGGCAACGGCGCGCGCTGTTTCGCGCGCTTTGTGCGCGACCGCCGCCTCACCAGCAAAGAACAGATCCTGGTGGAAACCGCAGCCGGTGTCCTCGAGCTGAAGGTACGGGAGAAAGACCAGGTCAGCGTGGATATGGGTGAGCCAGTTCTGGAACCGGCAAAGATTCCCTTTCAGGCGGACATCCAGGCGGAGACCTACCCGCTGGACGTGGAAGGTGAAACCTACACCGTCGGCGCTGTCTCCATGGGCAACCCCCACGCGGTGCTGCTGGTGGATGATGTCACCAAGGCGCCGGTGGAAACCCTCGGTGCGGCCATCGAGTGCCACCCGCGCTTTCCCGCCCGGGTGAATGTGGGCTTCCTGCAGATCGAGGCCCGCGGCAAGGCGCGTCTGCGGGTGTTTGAACGGGGTGTGGGCGAGACCCGCGCCTGCGGTACCGGTGCCTGTGCGGCCATGGTATCCGCGCGCCTGCGCGGCCTGGTGGACGAAGAGCTGCAGATCACCCTGCCCGGGGGCACCCTGACGATCCACTGGCCGGGACCCGGCGAGCCGGTTACCATGACCGGGCCCACGGCGGCGGTGTATCACGGACAGATCGTGCTCTGAGGCCCTGCTTGCCCTCAGCGCCCCGAGCACAACCCGATAAAAACCAGAAAACGACCCGGACCATGACCGATCATAGCGACGCTCCTCTGCTCGACAGCGAAGTCGAGGCCAACCTGGACCGCCAGGAAGCCGCCGACAGCGAAAACCAGCGCAACAAAAAGCTGTTGTCGCGGCAGGTGGCCCGCTACCTGATCCAGAACCCCACCTTCTTTGCCGAAAATATGGAACTGCTGGAGACGATCCAGCTGCCCAGAGAGTCCGGCAAAACCGTGTCGCTGATGACACACCAGACCAACCTGCTGCGCGAACGCAATATCGAGATGCGCCAGCGCCTCGACCAGCTGTTGCAGGCGGCACGGGAAAACGATCAGCTGTTCAGTCACAGCCGTCAGCTGGTGCTGGCGCTGCTGGAGGCGTGCACGGTGGCAGAGGCCGGGGAAGCACTGCTGAAAAGTTTCAAAGAAGACTTCCAGGTGGAAACCACGGCACTGACGGTATTCGGGCCCCTGCCCGGCTCCGCCAGCAGACTCGGCGCCGTCCGCAGCAGCAGCCGCGCCAGTGCGGAAAATGCCATCGGCTCCATTCTGCGTAACGGCCGCACCGTGTGCGGTACGCTGCGCCCCTCGGAAACCGCCTACCTGTTTGGGGATGCCGCCGACAAGGTCGCGTCCGCGGCCGTGGTGCCGCTGGCGGACCAGCTGGGTATCCTGGCGGTCGGCTCCAGCGATCCCAATCACTACCGCTCCAGCCTCGGCACCATGTTCCTGTCGTATATCGGTGAGGTGCTCGAACGACTGTTGCCGGACCTGCTGTCACGCAGCTGATCCCGTTCGGTCTTTATCGTCAGGCTTGAGAGTGCACCCTGGAATCGGGTTTCGGGGAGGGAACTGGACCCCGGCATTCGCCGGGGTGACGGATTGCATCGCCAGGCAGCGCTCCGCGCGGAGCGCTATCCCTTGATTTTTTCGCCCTGCCGGCGGAGCCGGCACCCAGTGTTTTCCTTCGTTCAGCGCGCCTAGTCGTTCGCGACTAGATAGGCCGGCTGCCGTACTTCGGCTGCGGCTTGCGCGGAGGGTCTGCAGTTACATCCGGCGCCACCTCATCGATGGCACCACCTCTGGCGAGAAAAGCCTCGACTTCGGCACTCAGTTGGCTGCGGGCCCGCTGGCGGGAGGAAAGCGTGCGCTCTTCTGCAAAATCCTCGGTGTCTTTCGCTCGAGCACTGGATTGGTCGTCTTTCATGTCATTTACCCTGTAACTTGATACCCCTTGTTACAGAGGGAATACCCCTGCTGCCACAGCAAGCCTCTGGCGAACGTCCTGTTCCACCGGCGGGTCTTTCACTTTTCACAGTTGCTAACACATCAGCCACCGCGAAAACGGCAAATAAAATCCGCCGGGCAGAAGATTTCCTGCGGCGAAATATTTATAGGCAGTGTCCAACCAGCCTGCCAGAAAAGGTTCCCAATTCCGGTAGAGTTTTTTTGTGCGGTTTTTGCCCGATTTATTGCTGTTGGTTATGCTTTTTTGGGCGCCACACTTATGACGTCACACTCGAGGCAGAGAGGCTTTTCGCGCCTTAAAACCTGAGTCCACCGAGCGATTTATTCCGGGCACAAAAAAGCCCCGCAGAGCGGGGCCAAGGGCCTGTTCACTCTAAATTTGATGGTCGCGACGAAAACCGTTTTTTCGCAAAGCCAGGCGCAGTGAGCGCGGTGTGGTTATTCCACATAAGCGAACTGCAACGCTGCATTGCGGAAAAACGGTTTCGTCCCTCCGGGTTGCGCCCCAAACTGGGCCACCCAGCGTTGCTCGTCGTTCATTTAGCTCGCTAAACATCTCTCCTCACGCCTTGCTTGGCCCAGTTTGGGGCGGCAACGCGGCTATCAAATTTAGAATGAACAGGCCCTAGACACTGTGTCCGATTCTTTGATCAGACCGCTTCGCTGCCGGTTTCCCCGGTACGAATACGGATAACTTCTTCGAGCGCAGTGATAAAGATTTTACCGTCACCGATTTTACCGGTCTGTGCCGCTTTGGTGATGGCTTCAACGGCGCTGTCGACCATGCTGTCGTCCACCGCCAGTTCCAGTTTTACCTTGGGCAGAAAATCCACCACGTATTCGGCGCCGCGGTACAGTTCGGTGTGACCCTTCTGACGGCCGAAGCCCTTCACCTCGGTCACGGTCATGCCCTGCACGCCGACTTCGGACAGCGCGGTGCGCACGTCGTCCAGTTTGAATGGCTTAACCACAGCCGTAATCAATTTCATTCACTTATCCCCTGATTATGGTTCTTGCGGGTACCGGCCCGAAAACCGGTACCGGAAGATTATTTTGCCGCCAGCGGGGAGTGGTCCCGACACTAGCGGCTACCTATGAGCACTTATTTGCTCATAAATTCCGGATAAGCTTCCATTCCGCACTCGGCCAAGTCAATACCTTGCTGCTCTTCTTCCTCGGTAACACGGATACCGGTGATGAGCTTGAGGGCGTACCAGACCGCGAAGGAGGCGGCGAATACCCATACGAAGATGGTGGCAGCGCCAATCAGCTGGCCGCTGAAGGAGGAACCGTCGTTGGTAACCGGTACCAGCAGCAGACCCAGCAGACCAACCACACCGTGCACGGAGATGGCGCCAACAGGATCGTCGATCTTCAGCTTGTCCAGAGTCAGGATGGAGAATACCACCAGGATGCCGCCCAGGGCGCCGAACAGGGTTGCCTGCAGGGCAGTCGGGGTAG includes these proteins:
- a CDS encoding P-II family nitrogen regulator, with protein sequence MKLITAVVKPFKLDDVRTALSEVGVQGMTVTEVKGFGRQKGHTELYRGAEYVVDFLPKVKLELAVDDSMVDSAVEAITKAAQTGKIGDGKIFITALEEVIRIRTGETGSEAV
- the dapF gene encoding diaminopimelate epimerase, whose product is MRLKFTKMHGLGNDFVMVDGITQRVKLSPEKVRQIADRHTGIGCDQLLLVEAPRNPDVDFRYRIYNADGSEVENCGNGARCFARFVRDRRLTSKEQILVETAAGVLELKVREKDQVSVDMGEPVLEPAKIPFQADIQAETYPLDVEGETYTVGAVSMGNPHAVLLVDDVTKAPVETLGAAIECHPRFPARVNVGFLQIEARGKARLRVFERGVGETRACGTGACAAMVSARLRGLVDEELQITLPGGTLTIHWPGPGEPVTMTGPTAAVYHGQIVL
- the lysA gene encoding diaminopimelate decarboxylase, producing MSEFSYQQGSLWAEGVSLEQIAEQFGTPTYVYSRAHYERQYRAYADALGDHPGLICYAIKANSNLGILSVLAQLGAGFDIVSAGELERVLMAGGDPGKVVFSGVGKTAEEMRRALSVGVHCFNVESEGELDRLEAVAAEMGVSAPVSLRVNPDVDAKTHPYISTGLKENKFGIAIERAPAVYARIADSQSLNAVGVDCHIGSQLTEISPFLDALERLLALIDELAEDGTKLKHLDLGGGLGVRYRGEEPPEVSDYLGAVKEKLAGRDLGLVLEPGRSIAANGGALLTRVEYLKRTDEHNFAIVDAAMNDNLRPALYQAWQDIVAVTPSNGETESWDIVGPVCETGDFLGKHRPLALEQGQLLAMLSAGAYGFTMSSNYNSRTRAAEVLVDGDKTYLVRARETLADLVRGETTVPAKD
- a CDS encoding DUF484 family protein, producing the protein MTDHSDAPLLDSEVEANLDRQEAADSENQRNKKLLSRQVARYLIQNPTFFAENMELLETIQLPRESGKTVSLMTHQTNLLRERNIEMRQRLDQLLQAARENDQLFSHSRQLVLALLEACTVAEAGEALLKSFKEDFQVETTALTVFGPLPGSASRLGAVRSSSRASAENAIGSILRNGRTVCGTLRPSETAYLFGDAADKVASAAVVPLADQLGILAVGSSDPNHYRSSLGTMFLSYIGEVLERLLPDLLSRS